One Bosea sp. 124 genomic window, GGCAGCGACGCGCAGGCTGGTGCCCAGCGACTGCCCGAATTTCGGGAATTCGGCGAGCCGGCCGTACCAGGACAGGGTGTAGCCGCTCGGCGGGAAGGTCACCACGCCATCGGCAAACAGGCTCATGAAGGCCGTCATCAGCAGCGGAATCAGCATCAGCGCGACGCCGATGACGACGAGCAGGCGGACAAGGCCATTCAACGCCGCGACGCTGGCCGGATGGCCCGGCACAGCCGTTCCGGGCGCTAATGCGACTGAATTCTGCGTGACCGCCAACCGGCTGACTCCCCTCGAAAGCCCGCTCAGGAGACCGGAGAAAGGATGCATCTGTCAATTGGATAAAATCGCCAATATGCAATTGCCTGTGTCGGGGTTCTGTGGAACGTTCCTTTTCCCACCTGCCCGCGGGCTGTTCGAGCGCCGTGGGGAACCAGCCGTTTTTGCCGTTCGGAGAGCCGTCTCATGAGCCTGATGCTGTTCACCGGGGGACGCTTCCTCGACCCCGCCCAGGACCGGCTGCTCGACGGCATCGAGGTGCTGATCGAGGGGGATCGCGTCGTCGAGGTGTCCGATCGCCCGATCAGTTCGCCCGCTGCGACGCGGATCGACCTGCGTGGTCGTACGCTGATGCCCGGCCTGATCGACATGCATGTCCATGTCGTGTCCGCGGTTGTGAACGGCGTGCAGAACGCGATGACGCCGTCCTCGCTCGTCGCCTTGCGCACGGCGCGGACCATGAAGGCGATGCTGATGCGCGGCTTCACCACGGTGCGCGATCTTGGCGGCGCCGATCTCGGCCTCGTCATGGCGGTCGAGGAGGGGCTGATCGAAGGCCCGCGCCTGATCATCTGCGGCAAGGCGCTGAGCCAGACCGGCGGCCATTCCGATCCGCGCGACCGTTCGGAGACGCGCCCGCTCTACACCGGCCGGCTCGGGCAGGTCGGCCAGCTCTGCGATGGTGTCGATGCGGTTCGTCTTGCCGCCCGCGAGCAGCTTCGCGCCGGCGCCACCTTCGTCAAGATCATGGCGAATGGCGGCGTCGCCTCGCCCAACGATCCGATCCACGCGCTCGGCTTCTCGAAGGACGAGATTCGCGCCGCGGTCGAGGAGGCCGAGAACGCCGGCACCTATGTCTCGGCGCATCTCTACACCGACAAGGCGATCGCGCGGGCCGTGGAATGCGGTGTGCACTCGCTCGAGCACTGCAACCTGATCCAGTCGGAGACGGCGAAGAAGGCCGCCGCGGCGGGGGCCTTCGCCGTGCCGACGCTGGCGGCCTATGAGGGGCTGGCACTGGAAGGTTCGAATTTCGGGCTTCGCCCGGAATCGGCCGCCAAGATCGAGACGGTGCGGAAGGGTGGCATGGAATCGCTCACGATCATGCGCGATGCCGGCCTGCCCATAGGCTACGGCTCGGACCTGCTCGGCCAGCTCCAGAAATACCAGACGCTCGAATTCGAGCTGCGCGCGCGGGTCCTGCCGATGCAGGAGGTCATGGCCTCGGCAACGACCATGGCCGCGAAGCTCTGCCGGATGGAGGGCGAGATCGGCGCGCTGGTGCCGGGCGCCTATGCCGATCTGCTGGTGGTCGACGGCGATCCGTTGAGCGATCCTGCGCTGTTCCAGAACGACGGCCGGGCCCTTCGGGCGATCATGCGTGGCGGGCAGTTCTTCAAGAACGAGCTGCACTGAGGCGGCAAACCTGCCGGCACGACGAAGAACGGAGAACGGTCCGATGCGCGGAATGATCGTGGCGGCGCAGCCCGAAGCGGCCGAAGTCGGGGCCGATATCCTGCGGCGCGGCGGCAATGCCGTCGATGCCGCCATCGCCAGCGCCTTCAGCCAGGGCGTGGTCGATCCGCAGATGTGCGGGATCGGCGGTTTCGGCGCGATGCAGATCTGCATGCCGAAGCGCGGTGTCCATACCGTGCTGGAGTTCCTCGCGCGCGCTCCACTCTCGGCGACCGCGGATATGTGGGCGGACCGTTTCGTCGGGCAGACGCGCGACGGCTTCGTCTTCCTGATGAGCGACCATGCCAACGAACTCGGCCACCTCGCCGCCGGCACGCCCGGCAATGTCCGGGGCTATACCGAGGCCTTGGCGCGCTTCGGCACGATGGCGCTGAAGGACGTGATGGCGCCCGCGATCCGGCAGGCGCGCGAGGGCTTCATGGTTCGCCCTTACGTCCACTATTACTGGGCGATCGACCAGCGGGCGACGGGCCAGGTCAACACCGAGGACAAGCTGCGCCTCAGCGAGACGGGGCGGGCGATCTATTTTCATCCCGATGGCAGCCTGAAGCGGCCAGGCGATATCGTCGCCAACCCTGATCTCGCCCGCACGCTTGAGCGCATCGCAGCAGCCGGCCCCGATATCTTCTATACCGGCGAGATCGCGCAGGAGATCGCGGCCGACATGGCTGCCCAGGGCGGCCTGCTCACGACGAACGACCTCGCGGCGTATCAGGTGCGCGAAAAGCCGCCGATCTGGGGGGATTATCGCGGCTTCCGGATCGCGGGCAATCCGCCGGCGGCGGGCGGCGCCTCGCTGATCGAATTGCTGCAGATCCTCCAGGAGTTCGATCTTTCGGCCCTGACGCATAATTCGGCCGAGCACATTCGCATCCTCGCCGAGGCGATGAAGTGGATGACGATCGACAAGGACGCCCATATGGGCGACCCCGACTTCGTCGACGTGCCGCTCGACATGCTGCTGTCGCCCGCCTATGCTGCCGACCGGGCCGCCCGCATTCGTGCCGGCGAGAAAGCCAGCGTGCCGCGCTCGGAACGCGCCAAGGATCCGCCGGACACCACGGTCACCTGCGTGATGGACGGCGAGGGCAATGCGGTGACGATCACGCATACGCTCGGCCAGCCCTCGGGCGCGATCACGCCGGGCCTCGGCTTCATGTATAACGGCACGATGAGCGGCTTCGATCCGCGCCCCGGCCGGGCGGCCTCGATCGCGCCGGGCAAGGCGCGCGGCAGCGCGATGGCGCCGACCATCGTCTTCAGGGACGACAAGCCGGTGATCGCGATGGGCGCGCCGGGCGGCACCTTCATCGTGCCGGCGATCGCCCAGGCGCTGAGCAACGTCATCGATTTCAAGATGAGCATGGCCGACGCGGTCGCAGCGCCGCGCGTCGTCTGCCTGAGCGATACGATCGACGTCTCCAATCGCGTGCAGCGGAGCGTGACCGACGAACTGGGGGCGATGGGCTACGCGGTCGCGCGCTCCTACCAGTCCTTCGCCTTCGGCGCGCCGCATGCCGTCAGGGCCGAGGGCTATGGCTGGACGGGTGGAGCCGATCCGCAGCGCGACGGCATGGCGATCGGGGTCTGAGGCGCGGCGGAAGGCCGGAGGCTCAGGCCGAAGCCTCAGACCGCTTGCGCTCGATGAAGACGCAGCCATCGAAGCTGAAGACCTCGTCGCCGTTCTGGTTCACGCCGGTGTTGTGGTGGAAGAACAGGCCCCATTGCGGGCGCGAGCCGCTGGCGCGCTTGTCGGACACGGCCGAGCGATAGGTGATGCGGTCGCCGGCGAAGACCGGCTTCGACCAGCGCAGGTTCTTGAAACCCGGCGAGGGCCCGAGCCGCGGAGCCTGCCCCGCGCCGACAGCCGCGATCTGGCGCCGGCGGTGGCTCACCATGGTCGCCATCCAGACGGATGCGGTATGCCAGCCGGAGGCCGCGAGCCGGCCGAAGGCGCTGGCACGCGCCGCACCCTCATCCATGTGGAAGGGCTGGGGGTCGAAGGCGCGAGCAAAGGCGACGATCTCGTCGGCCGTGAAGACGCAACTGCCGAGCTCGAACTCCTGGCCGATCTCGATGTCCTCGAAGAAACGCGCGGGTTCCGTCGGGCTCGACGGCGGCTCGATGGAGGAGGGCGAGGCCGGCGGCACATAGCGCGGCGGATGGGCCAGCCAGTCACCTGCCGGCTGCGCGGAGCCGAAGCCGCGCCGGCCGAACATGATCCAGTTCGCCTGCTCCAGCACCGGCTCGTCGCGCTGGTTGAGCAGTTCGAGCCGGAAGCGGACCAGCCCCATATCGGGGCGGGAGCGCGAGGGCTTGATCTCGGTCACGGTGCGGCGGCCGTTCAGCACATCTCCCGGCTGCACGGGGCGCAGCCATTTCACCTCCTCGATGCCGGGCGCGCCCATGCCGGAGGAGTTCAGCAGGAAGCTCTCCGCCATCAGCCGCATCAGCAGCGAGCAGCTATGCCAGCCCGATGCGATCAGCGTGCCGCCGAAGCTCGCCTTCGCGGCTTCTGGATCGACATGGAAATCCTGTGCATCGAACCGCTTCGCAAAGGCGATGATGTCGTCCTGCGAGACTGCGATGCTGCCCATCGCGACCGTCTCGCCGACGATGAAATCCTCAAAGAACAGCATCGCGCCGATGGCTCCGGTTCAGTTGGCGAAGCGGAAATGCAGCACGTCGCCATCGGAGACGACGTATTCCTTGCCTTCGAGGCGGAACTTGCCGGCTTCGCGCGCGCCCGACTCCCCCTTGTTGGCGACATAATCCTCGAAGGCGATGGTCTCGGCGCGGATATAGCCCTTCTCGAAATCGCTGTGGATCACGCCGGCGGCGGCCGGGCCCTTGGTGCCCTTCTCGATCGTCCAGGCGCGGGCCTCCTTTGGGCCGACCGTGAAATAGGTGACGAGGTGGAGCAGGGTGTAGCCGGCGCGGATGACGCGGTTCAGGCCAGGTTCCTCCAACCCGACCGCTTCCAGATAATCCTTCTGGTCGGCGGCCGGCAGCACCGCGATCTCGCTCTCGATCTTGGCGGAGACAACGACGGCGACCGCATTCTCCTCGGCGGCGCGCGCCTTCACGGCTTCCGAGAAGGCATTGCCCTTGTCGGCGCTGGCCTCCTCGACGTTGCAGACATAGAGCACCGGCTTCGACGAGAGCAGGCCGAGCATTTCGAAGGCCTTGCGCTCGTCGGCCGCGACCTGAACGAGGCGGGCGGGCTTGCCGTCGCGCAGCAGCACGAGGCAGCGGTTCATCAGGTCGGCCAGCTCCTTGGCCTCCTTGTCGCCGGTTTTGGCCTTCTTCTCCAGCGGCAGCACGCGCTTTTCGAGGCTTTCGAGATCGGCCAGCATCAGCTCGGTCTCGATGATCTCGATGTCATTGATTGGCGCGACCTTGCCCTCGACATGGGTGATGTCGCCATCCTCGAAGCAGCGCACGACATGGGCGATGGCGTCGCATTCGCGGATATTGGCGAGAAACTGGTTGCCGAGGCCTTCGCCCTTGGAGGCGCCGCGCACGAGGCCGGCGATGTCGACGAAGGTCAGCCGCGTCGGGATGATCTCCTTGGAGCCCGCGATGGCGGCGAGTTTCTCCAGCCGGTCATCGGGAACCGCGACGTCACCGACATTGGGTTCGATGGTGCAGAAGGGATAGTTCGCCGCCTGGGCTGCCGCAGTCTGCGTCAGCGCGTTGAAGAGGGTCGACTTACCGACATTCGGCAGGCCGACGATACCGCATTTGAAACCCATGGTGGTCAGTTCGCTTTGAGGAAGGCGTCGGGATCGACGCGGAAGGGGTTGATGATGGTGAGATCGCCATATCGCGTCTCGTGGGCCATGTCTTCCGAGAGAAAATGGCTGCAGCCTTCTTCGGATGCCCAAGCGATCAGCAGACAGTCAAACCATTGATAGCCGAGCTTCTCGCGAACGGACCAGGCGGCCGCGACATGTGACGGCTGCAAGGCGGCCTCGCCGAAGCGCCTCAGCTCGTCAACGCGCTGCCTTGCTGTTGCGACGGGCACTCGTTCGTTGCGCAAGACCCAGCGGGTCAACTCGTTCAACACCTGAAGATTGACGACGAGGGATTGCCGTGCGGCGAGCATCCTCAGCCAGCGCGCGGCGCTGGCAGTCTTGTCGCCTGCCGCCGGGTCACGAACGTAGATCAGCACGTTGGTGTCGACGAAAACACGCCGCTCAGCGATCATAGATCTGATCGCGGCTCGGCGCGTTGCCGTTTTCGTCGAGGAGATCCCAATAAGGCGGAGCAAGAAAGCGTTCCATCGCCTCGATATCGGCGCTTCGCTCATCCCGACCAACTTGTCTGTCGACCAGCGTTGCGACGTATTTCGACATGCTCTTGCCCTCCTTGGCCGCAGCGACGCGCAGGCGGGCAAAGGCATCGTCAGGGAGAGTCAATGTCAGGTTTTTCATCGTGGCTGCCTCCAACGTCGATATCGTGTTTCCGTGTTTTCGTGTCAATGCTCTGTCCTGTTGCCGGTCACGCGAACGTGCGTGGCCGCAAGATTGCCGCAAGCGCAGGAATGGCCAGCGACGTTCTCGATATGATGGATAATCCCATGCGTTCTCTGGCCACTTTCTGCCTCGTGCTTGGACTGACTGTCGCGGCGCAGGCCCAATCGCCGACGACCCGCATTCGCGGCGAGGTCGAGAAGGCCGAAGGCGACACGCTGATCGTCAAGACGGTTGACGGCGCCATGGCGAAGGTCGCGTTGGCGTCCGGCTTCTCGGTCGGCGGGGTCGTCAAGGCGACGACGGCCGACATCAAGAAGGGCGGCTATATCGGTGTCGGCGCCCGGCCGCAGCCGGACGGCTCACTGCAGGCCGTGCAGGTCTTCATCTTCCCCGAGGCGATGCGGGGCACCGGCGAGGGCCACCGTCCCTGGGGCGTGCTGCCGGATTCGACGATGACGAACGCGACGGTTGCCGAGACGGTCTCGCGCGTCGACGGCGCGAATGTTGTGCTGAGCTATCCGGGCGGCGAGCAGAAGGTCGCGATCAATCCCGATGCCAACATCATCATGGCGGCGCCGGCGCAGACGTCCGAACTCGTGGCCGGCGCCCAGGTCGCGATGACCGCGACAAGGCAGGCCGACGGCAGCTTCAGCGCGAGCCGCGTCACCATCGCCAGGCCCGGCGCGCAATTGCCGTATTGAGCGGGCCGCCGGGCTCCTGCCGCATCGGCTTTTCCGAAAACCGGCGTCCGCTTTTCGGGGCAATGCTTTAGTCGGGCGTCTTCTCGCCCAGCCGCTTCACTGCGGCATGGCCGCGGGCATCCATGAAGAGATGGACCTTGTTCTGGAAGCCGGCATCGTCATGGTTGGCGAGCAGGGCGGCATGGTCGGCGCAGGCCGTGCAGAGATCCTCGACCCAGGGCTGCTCGGCCTTGCCGAAATCGTTCAGCACATAGGCGTGCACGAGTTCCTTGAGGCCCGGATGGCCGATGCCCATCCGGACGCGGCGATACTCGTTGCCGATCGCGGCCGTGGTCGAGCGCAGGCCGTTATGGCCGGCATTGCCGCCGCCGAGCTTCACTCTGAGCTTGGCCGGAGCGAGGTCGAGTTCATCGTGAAAGACGACGACGTCGGCGGGCTCGACCTTGAAGAAGCGCGCCGCCTCGCCGACGGAACGGCCGGATTCGTTCATATAGGTCTGCGGCTTGAGCAGGATGACCTTCTCGGTCCCGATCGTCGCCTCGCAGGCCACGGCCTGAAAGCGTGAGCGCCAGGGCGAGGCGCGGTGGGTGCGCGCGATCTCGTCGAGCGCCATGAAGCCGATATTGTGGCGGTTGCGGGCAAAACGCGTGCCCGGATTTCCCAGCCCTGCGAAGATCAGCATGATGGTTCGGTCCGCCTCGACATCGAACGAGGACATGGCTCAGGCGAGAAACCGTTCTCCCCATTTGCGTCTGCCCTAGCAAAACGGCCGGGAAATCCCGGCCGTCTGCAGTCTTTCGTTTCGGCAATCCTGCCGGCGTCTTGCCGGCAAGCTGGCCGATCAAGCCTTCGGCTTGGCCTCGGCGGCAGGAGCGGCCGCAGCGGCGGGCGCCTCTTCGGCTTCCTCGGCCATCGGCGGAACGATGGTGACGATGGTGGCGTCCGAGCCCACCGAGAGCTTGGCGCCCTTCGGCAGCTTGATGGCGCTGGCTTCGAGCGAGCCGCCGATCTCCAGGCCCGCAACCGAGACCTCGAAGAACTCCGGGATGTGCTCCGGCTCGACGGTGATCTCAAGCGAATGCTCGACGATCTGAACGGCGCCGCCGTTCTTGATGCCGGGGCTGGCATCCTGGCCGACGACATGGACCGGAATCTCGACAGTCACGGTCTGGCCGGCTGCCACGCGCAGGAAGTCGACATGGATCGGGAAATCCTTGACCGGGTCGAGCTGGTAGTCGCGCGGGATGACCCGCTGCTTCTTGCCGCCGACGCTGATTTCGAACAGCGTGGTCAGGAAGTGGCCGCCATAGATCATCAGGCGGGTCTTGTTGGCGTCGAGCGCGATCGCTTCGGGAGCGGCGCCCCCACCATAGATCACGGCGGGTGTCAGGCCTTGACGACGAACTGCACGGGCGGCCCCCTTGCCGACCTGTGCGCGCGCCGAAGCCTCGATTTGCTTCACGGCGGTCATGGTATGTCCTTGCTTCAAATGACAAGGCCGCCTGCTGGCGGCCTCATTGCGGTTTGCGCCCGTGCCTCCAAGGGTGTCAGTCGGGCGCTGGCAGGCTCATAAGCGAAATAGACGGCGATCTCAAGTCCGCAATGGCCCCAAGCTTCAGGCGGCGGTGGCGATGACGCCGGCCCGACTGTCGGGTTCC contains:
- a CDS encoding amidohydrolase family protein, yielding MSLMLFTGGRFLDPAQDRLLDGIEVLIEGDRVVEVSDRPISSPAATRIDLRGRTLMPGLIDMHVHVVSAVVNGVQNAMTPSSLVALRTARTMKAMLMRGFTTVRDLGGADLGLVMAVEEGLIEGPRLIICGKALSQTGGHSDPRDRSETRPLYTGRLGQVGQLCDGVDAVRLAAREQLRAGATFVKIMANGGVASPNDPIHALGFSKDEIRAAVEEAENAGTYVSAHLYTDKAIARAVECGVHSLEHCNLIQSETAKKAAAAGAFAVPTLAAYEGLALEGSNFGLRPESAAKIETVRKGGMESLTIMRDAGLPIGYGSDLLGQLQKYQTLEFELRARVLPMQEVMASATTMAAKLCRMEGEIGALVPGAYADLLVVDGDPLSDPALFQNDGRALRAIMRGGQFFKNELH
- the ggt gene encoding gamma-glutamyltransferase, which translates into the protein MRGMIVAAQPEAAEVGADILRRGGNAVDAAIASAFSQGVVDPQMCGIGGFGAMQICMPKRGVHTVLEFLARAPLSATADMWADRFVGQTRDGFVFLMSDHANELGHLAAGTPGNVRGYTEALARFGTMALKDVMAPAIRQAREGFMVRPYVHYYWAIDQRATGQVNTEDKLRLSETGRAIYFHPDGSLKRPGDIVANPDLARTLERIAAAGPDIFYTGEIAQEIAADMAAQGGLLTTNDLAAYQVREKPPIWGDYRGFRIAGNPPAAGGASLIELLQILQEFDLSALTHNSAEHIRILAEAMKWMTIDKDAHMGDPDFVDVPLDMLLSPAYAADRAARIRAGEKASVPRSERAKDPPDTTVTCVMDGEGNAVTITHTLGQPSGAITPGLGFMYNGTMSGFDPRPGRAASIAPGKARGSAMAPTIVFRDDKPVIAMGAPGGTFIVPAIAQALSNVIDFKMSMADAVAAPRVVCLSDTIDVSNRVQRSVTDELGAMGYAVARSYQSFAFGAPHAVRAEGYGWTGGADPQRDGMAIGV
- a CDS encoding MaoC family dehydratase translates to MLFFEDFIVGETVAMGSIAVSQDDIIAFAKRFDAQDFHVDPEAAKASFGGTLIASGWHSCSLLMRLMAESFLLNSSGMGAPGIEEVKWLRPVQPGDVLNGRRTVTEIKPSRSRPDMGLVRFRLELLNQRDEPVLEQANWIMFGRRGFGSAQPAGDWLAHPPRYVPPASPSSIEPPSSPTEPARFFEDIEIGQEFELGSCVFTADEIVAFARAFDPQPFHMDEGAARASAFGRLAASGWHTASVWMATMVSHRRRQIAAVGAGQAPRLGPSPGFKNLRWSKPVFAGDRITYRSAVSDKRASGSRPQWGLFFHHNTGVNQNGDEVFSFDGCVFIERKRSEASA
- the ychF gene encoding redox-regulated ATPase YchF, coding for MGFKCGIVGLPNVGKSTLFNALTQTAAAQAANYPFCTIEPNVGDVAVPDDRLEKLAAIAGSKEIIPTRLTFVDIAGLVRGASKGEGLGNQFLANIRECDAIAHVVRCFEDGDITHVEGKVAPINDIEIIETELMLADLESLEKRVLPLEKKAKTGDKEAKELADLMNRCLVLLRDGKPARLVQVAADERKAFEMLGLLSSKPVLYVCNVEEASADKGNAFSEAVKARAAEENAVAVVVSAKIESEIAVLPAADQKDYLEAVGLEEPGLNRVIRAGYTLLHLVTYFTVGPKEARAWTIEKGTKGPAAAGVIHSDFEKGYIRAETIAFEDYVANKGESGAREAGKFRLEGKEYVVSDGDVLHFRFAN
- a CDS encoding PIN domain-containing protein, with amino-acid sequence MIAERRVFVDTNVLIYVRDPAAGDKTASAARWLRMLAARQSLVVNLQVLNELTRWVLRNERVPVATARQRVDELRRFGEAALQPSHVAAAWSVREKLGYQWFDCLLIAWASEEGCSHFLSEDMAHETRYGDLTIINPFRVDPDAFLKAN
- the pth gene encoding aminoacyl-tRNA hydrolase, translated to MLIFAGLGNPGTRFARNRHNIGFMALDEIARTHRASPWRSRFQAVACEATIGTEKVILLKPQTYMNESGRSVGEAARFFKVEPADVVVFHDELDLAPAKLRVKLGGGNAGHNGLRSTTAAIGNEYRRVRMGIGHPGLKELVHAYVLNDFGKAEQPWVEDLCTACADHAALLANHDDAGFQNKVHLFMDARGHAAVKRLGEKTPD
- a CDS encoding 50S ribosomal protein L25/general stress protein Ctc translates to MTAVKQIEASARAQVGKGAARAVRRQGLTPAVIYGGGAAPEAIALDANKTRLMIYGGHFLTTLFEISVGGKKQRVIPRDYQLDPVKDFPIHVDFLRVAAGQTVTVEIPVHVVGQDASPGIKNGGAVQIVEHSLEITVEPEHIPEFFEVSVAGLEIGGSLEASAIKLPKGAKLSVGSDATIVTIVPPMAEEAEEAPAAAAAPAAEAKPKA